From a region of the Vidua macroura isolate BioBank_ID:100142 chromosome 3, ASM2450914v1, whole genome shotgun sequence genome:
- the LOC128805110 gene encoding uncharacterized protein LOC128805110 isoform X1: MNTRATSALLGEDQQMSIDKDVNMLENSVMTSAGRGKFSTNFKAQSDENLAVNHSLQRGFSLSLANQEDKVPASEISDPLKVTEEPQAQILKPDLEIPHQAKVTSIPLSFFPSKLQQLLVAAARSVSEARQATETQSVIYIWPVIKMQESSISFWRNFSKSLIPSSPDLTRDCSSPDVTEDENCSQINPVNELAQEEPDGKTSRLYPLIVKSSNSAVSEILISLTNIKNEDYTNMLTLSSVSPIGEQLEIPLFKGNALMIYNHQVYILYVMRHEDLAADMKISGHHMLFMKTVVWLITCHSVRKLTFQDSHPLLLREDAVKHNIKCLTTCATPTAQKKTSNEIHFSSHKRTTISQPENCSPLAGKRQQVVTHDDQFLSKTAFPSKDDLQKRNYEKARWDKDKEIRKRFGLVKGVRVVLNSLSASELRKLTAKPSALKKKGNHYDRDLREVPHIHTSLYTNMEYTSP; this comes from the exons ATGAATACCAGGGCTACAtctgccctgctgggagaggATCAGCAAATGAGCATCGACAAAGATGTCAACATGCTAGAAAATAGTGTCATGACCTCTGCTGGCAGAGGAAAGTTCTCAACCAATTTTAAGGCTCAAAGTGATGAAAACTTAGCTGTAAATCACTCTCTGCAAAGAGGTTTCTCACTAAGTCTTGCTAACCAAGAAGACAAAGTACCTGCTTCTGAAATCTCTGATCCTCTTAAAGTTACTGAAGAACCTCAGGCACAGATTTTAAAACCTGATCTAGAGATACCACATCAAGCCAAAGTCACATCAATACCACTATCTTTTTTCCCATCTAAACTACAGCAACTCCTTGTAGCTGCAGCGAGAAGTGTCTCTGAAGCAAGGCAAGCTACAGAAACACAATCTGTAATTTACATATGGCCAGTAATAAAGATGCAAGAGAGTTCCATATCCTTCTGGCGCAATTTTTCAAAGTCTTTAATACCAAGCAGCCCAGACTTAACAAGAGACTGTTCTAGTCCTGATGTAACTGAAGATGAGAACTGTTCCCAAATAAACCCAGTGAATGAGCTTGCACAAGAGGAGCCAGATGGAAAGACATCAAGACTCTATCCTCTTATTGTAAAGTCATCTAACAGTGCTGTTTCAGAAATTTTAATCTCACTCACCAATATCAAGAATGAGGATTATACGAATATGTTGACACTTTCATCTGTTAGTCCTATTGGAGAGCAACTGGAAATTCCTCTCTTTAAGGGAAATGCTCTAATGATTTATAATCATCAGGTCTACATTCTATATGTAATGAGGCATGAAGATCTGGCAGCAGACATGAAAATATCTGGCCACCATATGTTGTTTATGAAGACTGTTGTTTGGCTCATTACGTGTCACTCTGTCCGTAAACTAACATTCCAAGACTCACATCCACTGCTGTTGAGAGAGGATGCTGTGAAACACAACATAAAATGTCTTACAACCTGTGCTACCCCCACAGcccaaaaaaaaacatcaaatgaaatacatttctctTCACACAAGAGGACTACAATCTCTCAGCCTGAGAACTGCTCCCCTCTTgctgggaaaaggcagcaggtGGTAACCCATGATGATCAG TTCCTCAGCAAGACTGCATTCCCATCCAAAGATGACttgcaaaaaagaaattatgaaaaagcaCGTTGGGATAAAGACAAGGAAATAAGAAAGAGATTTGGTCTTGTTAAAGGTGTAAGAGTTGTTCTCAACAGCCTAAGTGCCTCTGAGCTTAGGAAATTGACTGCCAAACCTTCTGCACTTAAAAAGAAAGGTAACCATTATGACAGAGACCTGAGGGAAGTGCCACACATACATACCTCTCTGTACACAAATATGGAGTATACTTCACCTTGA
- the LOC128805110 gene encoding uncharacterized protein LOC128805110 isoform X2 translates to MNTRATSALLGEDQQMSIDKDVNMLENSVMTSAGRGKFSTNFKAQSDENLAVNHSLQRGFSLSLANQEDKVPASEISDPLKVTEEPQAQILKPDLEIPHQAKVTSIPLSFFPSKLQQLLVAAARSVSEARQATETQSVIYIWPVIKMQESSISFWRNFSKSLIPSSPDLTRDCSSPDVTEDENCSQINPVNELAQEEPDGKTSRLYPLIVKSSNSAVSEILISLTNIKNEDYTNMLTLSSVSPIGEQLEIPLFKGNALMIYNHQVYILYVMRHEDLAADMKISGHHMLFMKTVVWLITCHSVRKLTFQDSHPLLLREDAVKHNIKCLTTCATPTAQKKTSNEIHFSSHKRTTISQPENCSPLAGKRQQVVTHDDQILP, encoded by the coding sequence ATGAATACCAGGGCTACAtctgccctgctgggagaggATCAGCAAATGAGCATCGACAAAGATGTCAACATGCTAGAAAATAGTGTCATGACCTCTGCTGGCAGAGGAAAGTTCTCAACCAATTTTAAGGCTCAAAGTGATGAAAACTTAGCTGTAAATCACTCTCTGCAAAGAGGTTTCTCACTAAGTCTTGCTAACCAAGAAGACAAAGTACCTGCTTCTGAAATCTCTGATCCTCTTAAAGTTACTGAAGAACCTCAGGCACAGATTTTAAAACCTGATCTAGAGATACCACATCAAGCCAAAGTCACATCAATACCACTATCTTTTTTCCCATCTAAACTACAGCAACTCCTTGTAGCTGCAGCGAGAAGTGTCTCTGAAGCAAGGCAAGCTACAGAAACACAATCTGTAATTTACATATGGCCAGTAATAAAGATGCAAGAGAGTTCCATATCCTTCTGGCGCAATTTTTCAAAGTCTTTAATACCAAGCAGCCCAGACTTAACAAGAGACTGTTCTAGTCCTGATGTAACTGAAGATGAGAACTGTTCCCAAATAAACCCAGTGAATGAGCTTGCACAAGAGGAGCCAGATGGAAAGACATCAAGACTCTATCCTCTTATTGTAAAGTCATCTAACAGTGCTGTTTCAGAAATTTTAATCTCACTCACCAATATCAAGAATGAGGATTATACGAATATGTTGACACTTTCATCTGTTAGTCCTATTGGAGAGCAACTGGAAATTCCTCTCTTTAAGGGAAATGCTCTAATGATTTATAATCATCAGGTCTACATTCTATATGTAATGAGGCATGAAGATCTGGCAGCAGACATGAAAATATCTGGCCACCATATGTTGTTTATGAAGACTGTTGTTTGGCTCATTACGTGTCACTCTGTCCGTAAACTAACATTCCAAGACTCACATCCACTGCTGTTGAGAGAGGATGCTGTGAAACACAACATAAAATGTCTTACAACCTGTGCTACCCCCACAGcccaaaaaaaaacatcaaatgaaatacatttctctTCACACAAGAGGACTACAATCTCTCAGCCTGAGAACTGCTCCCCTCTTgctgggaaaaggcagcaggtGGTAACCCATGATGATCAG